AGCGCGTCGCCGTCCTCGGGTCTCGCGGGCCGGATCGTCACCATGGACGATCGAACGGACGCGGGGGACTGATACCCCTCGTTCCGACAGGTCGGCCTGCCGATCGACGGCTCACACCACCCGGTTGTACAGGTCTTCGCCGCGGTCGATCCGCGCGACGTTCTCGCGGACGATGTCGGCGACGTCGCGGTGGTAGTCCCGGGTGAACGCCGCGCAGTGGGGCGTGACGATCACCTCGTCTAGCCCCCACAGCGGCGACGCCTCGGGGAGCGGTTCGGTCTCGAAGACGTCGAGCGCCGCGCCGGCGATCTCGCCGGCCTCGACGGCGTCGACCAGCGCCGCCTCGTCGACGACGGGGCCGCGGCCGACGTTGACGAAGTAGGCGTCCTCGTCCATCGCCTCGAACGCCGCGGGACCGAACAGCCCCTCGGTCTCGTCGGTCAGCGGCAGCGTGACGACGACGAAGTCCGCGTCGCCGATCGCGGCGTGGAGGTCGTCGGTCGCGTAGATCTCGTCGAAGCCGTCGACCGGCTCCGGCGTGCGCCTGACCCCGCTGATCTCGACGCCGAGCGCGCCGACCACGTCGGCGACGCCGCTCCCGAGGGTCCCGGTGCCGACGACGCAGGCCGACTTCCCGGGGAGGGTGAACGCCTCGTCCCACTCGGGCTGGTCCCAGCGGCGTTCGGTCCCGTTCGCGACGTGGCGGTGCAGGCGCCGGGAGAACGCGAGCAGGTAGCCCGCGACCGTCTCCCCGACCGTCCGGCCGTGGATCCCCGTGCTGTTGGTGAGGGCGACGCCGCGCTCCTCGAAGGCGTCGAACGGGAACCGGTCGACCCCCGCCTGGATCGAGTGGACCCACGCGAGGTCGCGGAAGGCCTCGCGGTGTTCGAGGGTGACGACCGCGTCGCGGGAGGCGACCCCGTCGTCGCCGACGACCGCCACGTCGACGGGCAGGTCGGCGAGGTCGTCCGCGAGTTCCTCCGGCGGGAAGACCGCCGCGACCGAGTCGTGTACGCCGAGTCGCTTGACGTCCATGCGCGCCGCTACGGGAGTGTGAAGGTTCAAACTTCCTGCGAATGAGAGCGGGCGGCTCGGGGTGAAGCCCTCGTCACAAGGGGCTCGGAGGGGGTAACTCCTCGTCACCGCCGCCCGCTCCCAGTAGGCGCCGCGGGGGTTTCGGTCTGTCGTTTCACCGGTCCTGCCACCGTTCGCGGTCGCGCAGTTCCGCGGCCACCTCGCGGACCTCCGCCGGCGCGTACGTCCCCCGCTCGGTGACGACCTCGGTCACGCAGTCGGCGGGCGTCACGTCGAACGTCGGGTTCGCCACGTCGACGGACGCCGCGCCGTCGTAGACGGCCGCGCGGTCGCCGGACTCCAGATTGACCTCCTCGCGCGTCGAGACCTTGTCGCTCGCGGCGACGACCGTCACGGGCACCCCCTCGCGGGCCGCGGCGATCGCCGCCCCGCGCGTGCCGGTCTTGTTCACGACGGCGCCGTCGGGGCGGATCGAGTCGGCGCCGACGACCACCCGATCCACGTCCTCGCGGGCCAGCACCGTCGCCGCCGCGGCGTCGGCGTGCAGCGTCACCGGACACGCCTCGGCGAGTTCCTCCGCGACGTCCACCCCCTCGCGGCCGGGCCGGGACTCGGCGACGAAGACGCGGTCGGGGTCGCCCCGACGCAGCGCTTCGAGGACGGTCCCCGACCGCGAGAGCGTGGCGACGCGCCCCTCGACGCGGTCGGCCGCCCGCGCCGCCGTCCCCTCGTCCGCCGCGAGCGCGCGGTCGATCCCGTCCAGCGTCGATTCGAGGACGGCCGTCGCGTCGGGGTCGCCGTCCTCGGCGGCGCGCTCGACGGCCCCGGCCATCGCGCGGTTCACCCGGTTGCGGAGGACGGCCATCGACGGCCGGACTTCGAGCAGTCGGCGGGCGAGTGCGGCCAGTTCGTCCCACTCCTCGGCGGGGTCGGCGTCCGGCTTACGGGTTCCCCGTTCGCCGGTCCGGGGCGACGACGCCGCCTCGCTCTCGGCGACGATCACTCCCGAACGGTCCCGCAGGGTTTCGAGCGCGCGCAGCGAGAGCCACGCCGCGCCGTGGGCGTCGTCCGCGGCGATCGAGCGGACGCTCGGCGCGACGCGCTCGTAGGTCTCCCAGAGGGCGGGCACCGTCTCGCGGTCCGCGTCGAGGATCGCCGTCGGCGACGTCCACTCGCAGGCGTCGTGTTCCTCGCTCAGTTCGACCTCGCGGGAGGCACAGTCGAAGAGGTACGGGTGGACGACCCACTCGCGGCCGCGGTCCGGGTCCGACACCGACAGCGGCCGACTCGACCGGACGAGCGAGACCTCGTCCGCGAGGCCGGTCTCCTCTGCGATCTCGACGCGCACCTGCTCGTCGGGCCGCCCCTCGGCGAAGCCGGAGACGCCGCCCCACGCGCCGACGTACGTGCCGACCGCGTCGCCCCGCCGGAGCAGGAGTACCTCGCCGCCGTTTCGCAGGAACGCGGTGACGACGTGGTCCGCGTCGTCTCCCCCGTGGCTCGCGTTGGCTTCCATACGCGAGGCGACGGCCGTCGGACGGGAATCCGTTTCGGACCCCCTGCAGTCGTCTCCGGGGACGGTGCGCTTTTCACGGCGCTCGCCCACCTGCCGGTATGGAACTCCACGCAGTGTCGGACCTGCCGGAGGTCCGCCCCGGCGACGACCTCGCCGACCTCGTCGCCGACCGCGCCGCGATCGAGGACGGCAACGTCCTGACGGTCGCGAGCACGGTCGTCTCGAAGGCCGAGGGGCGGACGGCCGACCTGTCCGACTTCCCGGCCGGCCCCCGCGCCCGAGAGATCGCGACCCGACTCGCCGAGATCACGGGCGAGGAGAAGGACCCGCGGTTCGCCCAGGCCGTCCTCGAGGAGAGCACCGACCTCCTGATGGAGGCGCCGTTTCTCCTGACCGAGACCCGCTTCGGCCACGTCTCCGTGAACGCGGGGATCGACCGCTCGAACGTGCCCGACCGCGACCTGCTGTTGTTGCCGCGGGACCCGACCGCGAGCGCCGAGCGGATCCGCGCGGGGCTTCGCGAGCGGACGGGCGCGGACGTCGCCGTGATCGTCACGGACACCTGCGGGCGGCCGTTCCGCCACGGCCAGCGCGGCGTCGCCGTCGGCTGGGCGGGGATGCCCGCGAGCCGCGACTGGCGCGGCGAGCGCGACCGCGACGGCCGCGAACTCGGCGTCACCGTTCAGGCGGTGGTCGACGAACTCGCCGCCGCGGCGAACCTCGTGACCGGCGAGGGCGCCGGCGGCACCCCCGCGGTCGTCGTCCGCGGCTGGGAGTTCGGCGATCTGGCGGGAAGCGACGCGCTGTTCAGGGAGGTCGAGGGCGACTTCGTCCGGCAGGCGCTGCGGGGGTGGGAGTACCAGCCATGACGGGCGGGGACGCGCCGACCATCGGCGTCGAACTGACACCGGAGCACCCGCCGGAGCGGCTGGCGGCGCTGGCGGCGCTCGCGGAGGACGAGGGCTTCGACCTCGCCTTCGCGAGCAGTCACTACTTCAACCGCGACCCGTT
The Salinilacihabitans rarus DNA segment above includes these coding regions:
- the ddh gene encoding D-2-hydroxyacid dehydrogenase, with the protein product MDVKRLGVHDSVAAVFPPEELADDLADLPVDVAVVGDDGVASRDAVVTLEHREAFRDLAWVHSIQAGVDRFPFDAFEERGVALTNSTGIHGRTVGETVAGYLLAFSRRLHRHVANGTERRWDQPEWDEAFTLPGKSACVVGTGTLGSGVADVVGALGVEISGVRRTPEPVDGFDEIYATDDLHAAIGDADFVVVTLPLTDETEGLFGPAAFEAMDEDAYFVNVGRGPVVDEAALVDAVEAGEIAGAALDVFETEPLPEASPLWGLDEVIVTPHCAAFTRDYHRDVADIVRENVARIDRGEDLYNRVV
- a CDS encoding initiation factor 2B, yielding MEANASHGGDDADHVVTAFLRNGGEVLLLRRGDAVGTYVGAWGGVSGFAEGRPDEQVRVEIAEETGLADEVSLVRSSRPLSVSDPDRGREWVVHPYLFDCASREVELSEEHDACEWTSPTAILDADRETVPALWETYERVAPSVRSIAADDAHGAAWLSLRALETLRDRSGVIVAESEAASSPRTGERGTRKPDADPAEEWDELAALARRLLEVRPSMAVLRNRVNRAMAGAVERAAEDGDPDATAVLESTLDGIDRALAADEGTAARAADRVEGRVATLSRSGTVLEALRRGDPDRVFVAESRPGREGVDVAEELAEACPVTLHADAAAATVLAREDVDRVVVGADSIRPDGAVVNKTGTRGAAIAAAREGVPVTVVAASDKVSTREEVNLESGDRAAVYDGAASVDVANPTFDVTPADCVTEVVTERGTYAPAEVREVAAELRDRERWQDR
- a CDS encoding coenzyme F420-0:L-glutamate ligase produces the protein MELHAVSDLPEVRPGDDLADLVADRAAIEDGNVLTVASTVVSKAEGRTADLSDFPAGPRAREIATRLAEITGEEKDPRFAQAVLEESTDLLMEAPFLLTETRFGHVSVNAGIDRSNVPDRDLLLLPRDPTASAERIRAGLRERTGADVAVIVTDTCGRPFRHGQRGVAVGWAGMPASRDWRGERDRDGRELGVTVQAVVDELAAAANLVTGEGAGGTPAVVVRGWEFGDLAGSDALFREVEGDFVRQALRGWEYQP